The Paenibacillus sp. RUD330 genome has a segment encoding these proteins:
- a CDS encoding helix-turn-helix domain-containing protein, whose translation MNRQEPKIFRTAVEAALEAIGGKWKPVILFHLTFGMKRNGQLLRLIPDITQKVLTQQLRELQDAGIVRRISYDEIPPRVEYELTGFGRTLEPLLHSMCLWGESYISEAYGETAVVLHSPDSQDDDGGL comes from the coding sequence ATGAATCGTCAAGAACCCAAAATCTTCCGAACGGCTGTCGAGGCCGCGCTTGAAGCGATCGGCGGAAAGTGGAAGCCCGTCATCCTGTTTCATCTCACCTTCGGAATGAAACGGAACGGCCAGCTGCTCCGGCTCATTCCGGACATCACCCAGAAGGTGCTGACCCAGCAGCTGCGGGAGCTTCAGGATGCCGGCATCGTGAGACGGATTTCCTACGACGAGATCCCTCCGCGGGTGGAATACGAGCTGACCGGGTTCGGCCGGACGCTGGAGCCGCTCCTGCACTCGATGTGCCTGTGGGGAGAGTCCTATATCAGCGAGGCTTACGGGGAAACGGCGGTCGTCCTGCATTCCCCCGACAGCCAGGACGACGACGGCGGCTTATGA
- a CDS encoding bifunctional aldolase/short-chain dehydrogenase, with protein MIENKWNSEEAGQCGSTLEELVYRSNLIGSDRRVCNWGGGNTSSKTVVKDFRGRDVEVMYVKGSGSDLATMKANNFTGLRLEDIRPLMEQEDMSDEEMVSYLSHCMIDASHPRASIETLLHAFLPFRHVDHTHPDSIISICCADNGKEIAKEIFGSRFVWVPYIRPGFRLSKLIAEGVRSNPDAELVLMEKHGLVTWGETAEASYAKTIEIIDEAAAFIEARVDEGKLFGGAEHEALPQEQRRAAAAAVMPLIRGAVGDSRKMLLAFDDADDVLQFAGGRDASRLSQVGAACPDHLVHTKVVPLYVDWTPDPNDIDGLKAKLKEGIGAYKEEYKAYFERNKSEGDVMFEAAPRVILIPGVGMINTGKSRANAEISGALYHRAIAVMRGAAALGGFVSLSEEESFQVEYWPLELYKLSLAPPEAEFSRKIAFITGGAGGIGSETARRLAGEGAHVVLADLNLEGAAAIAEEINDVHGAGRAIAVKMDVTSEEAVMAAYAKTALAYGGVDIIVNNAGLATSSPFDETTLKEWNLNLNVLGTGYFLVAREAFKLMKEQDIGGSMVFVGSKNSVYAGKNASAYSAAKALEAHLARCIAAEGGSHGIRVNTILPDAILQGSAIWNSGWRNERAAAYGIEPDELEEYYRKRTTLLVNIYPRDIAEGIAFFASSKSEKTTGCMLTVDGGVPAAFTR; from the coding sequence ATGATCGAAAACAAATGGAATTCAGAAGAAGCCGGGCAATGCGGAAGCACGCTTGAGGAGCTTGTCTACCGGTCCAATCTCATCGGTTCCGACCGCCGGGTATGCAACTGGGGCGGAGGCAACACTTCCAGCAAGACGGTCGTCAAGGATTTCCGCGGCCGCGACGTGGAAGTCATGTACGTCAAAGGAAGCGGCTCCGATCTGGCGACGATGAAGGCGAACAACTTCACCGGCCTTCGTCTGGAGGATATCCGCCCGTTGATGGAGCAGGAGGACATGAGCGACGAGGAGATGGTCTCTTACCTGTCCCATTGCATGATCGACGCCTCTCATCCGCGCGCATCCATCGAGACGCTTCTGCATGCGTTCCTGCCGTTCAGGCATGTCGACCATACCCATCCGGATTCCATCATCAGCATCTGCTGCGCCGACAACGGCAAGGAAATCGCCAAGGAGATCTTTGGCAGCCGATTTGTATGGGTGCCTTACATCCGCCCCGGCTTCCGCCTGTCCAAGCTGATTGCCGAAGGCGTCCGCAGCAATCCCGACGCCGAGCTCGTCCTGATGGAGAAGCATGGCCTCGTCACCTGGGGAGAGACGGCGGAAGCCAGCTACGCCAAAACGATCGAAATCATCGATGAGGCGGCCGCATTCATCGAGGCACGCGTGGATGAAGGTAAGCTGTTCGGCGGCGCGGAGCACGAAGCCTTGCCGCAGGAGCAGCGCCGCGCCGCGGCGGCGGCGGTCATGCCGCTCATCCGCGGAGCTGTCGGCGATTCCCGCAAGATGCTGCTGGCCTTCGACGATGCCGACGATGTGCTTCAGTTCGCAGGCGGCCGGGATGCTTCTAGGCTGTCGCAGGTCGGCGCCGCCTGCCCCGATCACCTCGTCCACACGAAGGTTGTCCCGCTTTATGTAGACTGGACCCCTGATCCCAACGACATCGACGGACTCAAGGCCAAGCTGAAGGAAGGAATCGGAGCTTACAAGGAGGAGTACAAAGCGTACTTCGAGCGCAACAAGAGCGAGGGCGACGTCATGTTCGAAGCGGCTCCGCGCGTCATCCTGATTCCAGGCGTAGGCATGATCAATACGGGCAAAAGCAGGGCGAACGCCGAAATCAGCGGAGCGCTCTACCATCGCGCGATCGCCGTCATGCGCGGCGCGGCGGCTCTTGGCGGCTTCGTATCGCTGAGCGAGGAAGAATCCTTTCAGGTCGAATACTGGCCTTTGGAGCTGTACAAACTGTCGCTGGCGCCGCCAGAGGCCGAATTTTCCCGCAAGATCGCCTTCATCACCGGCGGAGCCGGCGGCATCGGCAGCGAGACGGCCCGCAGGCTGGCGGGCGAAGGCGCGCATGTCGTGCTGGCCGACCTCAACCTGGAGGGAGCGGCCGCGATCGCGGAAGAAATCAACGACGTCCACGGTGCTGGACGGGCGATCGCGGTCAAGATGGACGTGACGAGCGAAGAAGCCGTCATGGCAGCCTATGCGAAGACGGCGCTTGCCTACGGCGGCGTGGACATTATCGTCAACAACGCAGGTCTGGCGACGTCGAGCCCGTTCGACGAAACGACGCTGAAGGAATGGAATCTCAATCTGAATGTCCTCGGCACGGGCTACTTCCTTGTCGCCCGCGAGGCGTTCAAGCTGATGAAGGAGCAGGACATCGGCGGCAGCATGGTGTTCGTCGGCTCCAAGAACTCGGTCTATGCAGGCAAAAACGCTTCCGCCTACAGCGCGGCCAAAGCGCTGGAAGCCCATCTGGCGCGCTGCATCGCAGCCGAAGGCGGCAGCCACGGCATTCGCGTCAACACGATCCTGCCCGACGCGATCCTGCAAGGGTCGGCGATCTGGAATTCCGGCTGGAGAAACGAGCGCGCGGCCGCGTACGGCATCGAGCCGGATGAGCTGGAGGAGTACTACCGCAAGCGGACGACTCTCCTGGTGAACATCTATCCGCGCGACATCGCGGAGGGGATCGCTTTCTTCGCCTCCTCCAAATCGGAAAAAACGACTGGCTGCATGCTGACCGTCGACGGCGGCGTGCCCGCTGCATTCACAAGATAA
- a CDS encoding class I SAM-dependent methyltransferase codes for MKEKFSPSLIERMESAERREQLPPGLLLQALKIGSDMTVLDVGAGTGYFSFPAATLTSGQVVAADPQAEMIGYMQAKAAEEQVHNLQPVLASAERLPLPDRSVDRAIASLVLHVTDTVEQPVQELARVMKPGGLLFILEWMKKEDEARVPPPSRVEPQEMEELLIRYGFKTVRLDYPTDRHYRMISEREMDR; via the coding sequence ATGAAAGAAAAGTTCAGTCCTTCTCTGATCGAAAGAATGGAGAGCGCGGAGCGGAGGGAGCAGCTGCCTCCCGGCTTGCTGCTCCAAGCTCTGAAGATCGGGAGTGACATGACGGTGCTGGATGTCGGGGCAGGAACGGGCTACTTCTCCTTTCCGGCCGCAACCCTTACAAGCGGGCAAGTTGTCGCGGCTGACCCGCAAGCGGAGATGATCGGCTACATGCAGGCCAAGGCGGCGGAAGAACAGGTCCATAATCTTCAGCCGGTGCTGGCGTCCGCAGAACGGCTGCCGCTCCCGGACCGATCCGTCGACCGGGCGATCGCCTCGCTGGTGCTTCACGTGACCGATACGGTCGAACAGCCCGTCCAGGAGCTGGCCCGTGTGATGAAGCCCGGAGGCCTGCTGTTCATCCTCGAATGGATGAAGAAGGAGGATGAAGCCCGGGTTCCGCCTCCGAGCCGGGTCGAGCCGCAGGAGATGGAGGAGCTGCTGATCCGATACGGCTTCAAGACCGTCAGGCTCGACTATCCGACGGATAGGCATTACCGGATGATCTCGGAAAGGGAGATGGACCGGTAA
- a CDS encoding discoidin domain-containing protein, which yields MHIRTKYMNWLLVLVLIAAGFFQAAGPIAPATAAGGANLTLGKTVTASGQSQTYSPDNVKDSNQGTYWESTNNAFPQWIQVDLGSSTSIDQIVLKLPSGWETRTQTLSIQGSANGSTFTNIVGSAGYAFNPSVAGNSVTINFSAASTRYVRLNFTANTGWPAGQLSELEIYGATAPTPTPTPTPTPTPTPTPTPTPTPTPTPTATPTPSATPTPTPAGGNIALGKSITASSSTQTYVAANANDNNTSTYWEGGGNPSTLTLDFGSNQSITSVVLKLNPASEWGTRTQTIQVLGADQNAGSFSNLVSAQSYTFNPATGNSVTIPVTATVKRLQLNITSNSGAPAGQIAEFQVFGTPAPNPDLTITGMSWTPASPVESGDITLNAVVKNIGTAAAGATTVNFYLNNELAGTAPVGALAAGASVNVSVNAGAKAAATYAVSAKVDESNAVIEQNEGNNSYANPTNLVVAPVSSSDLVATTSWSPGTPSQGAAVAFTVALKNQGTLASAGGAHPVTVVLKNSAGATLQTFTGTYTGSLAAGASTNISVGSWTAASGTYAVSTTVAADGNEIPAKQSNNTSNASLTVYSARGASMPYSRYDTEDAVLGGGAVLKTAPTFDQSLIASEASGQKYAALPSNGSSLQWTVRQGQGGAGVTMRFTMPDTSDGMGQNGSLDVYVNGTKAKTVPLTSYYSWQYFSGDMPADAPGGGRPLFRFDEVHFKLDAALKPGDTIRVQKGGDSLEYGVDFIEIEPIPAAVARPANSVSVTEYGAVANDGKDDLAAFKAAVTAAAAAGKTLYIPEGTFHLSSMWEIGSAANMIDNFTVTGAGIWYTNIQFTNPNASGGGISLRIKGKLDFSNIYMNSNLRSRYGQNAVYKGFMDNFGANSTIHDVWVEHFECGMWVGDYAHTPAIYASGLVVENSRIRNNLADGINFAQGTSNSTVRNSSIRNNGDDGLAVWTSNTNGAPAGVNNTFSYNTIENNWRAAAIAFFGGSGHKADHNYIIDCVGGSGIRMNTVFPGYHFQNNTGITFSDTTIINSGTSQDLYNGERGAIDLEASNDAIKNVTFTNIDIINAQRDGVQIGYGGGFENIVFNNITIDGTGRDGVSTSRFSGPHLGAAIYTYTGNGSATFNNLVTRNIAYAGGNYIQSGFNLTIK from the coding sequence ATGCATATCCGCACTAAATATATGAATTGGCTGTTGGTGCTCGTCCTGATCGCCGCCGGCTTCTTCCAGGCTGCCGGCCCGATCGCCCCTGCAACCGCCGCAGGAGGCGCGAACCTGACGCTCGGCAAAACCGTCACCGCCAGCGGCCAGTCGCAGACGTACAGCCCCGACAATGTCAAGGACAGCAATCAGGGAACTTATTGGGAAAGCACGAACAACGCCTTCCCGCAGTGGATCCAAGTCGACCTTGGCTCCAGCACGAGCATCGACCAGATCGTCCTCAAGCTTCCGTCCGGATGGGAGACCCGTACGCAGACGCTCTCGATCCAGGGCAGCGCGAACGGCTCGACGTTCACGAACATCGTCGGATCGGCGGGGTATGCATTCAATCCATCCGTCGCCGGCAACAGCGTCACGATCAACTTCAGCGCCGCCAGCACCCGTTACGTCCGCCTGAATTTCACGGCCAATACGGGCTGGCCTGCAGGCCAGCTGTCGGAGCTTGAGATTTACGGGGCGACGGCCCCAACGCCTACCCCAACGCCAACGCCTACCCCAACACCAACGCCAACGCCAACGCCGACACCGACACCGACACCGACACCTACGGCAACCCCTACTCCTTCGGCGACGCCGACGCCGACTCCGGCGGGCGGCAACATCGCCTTGGGGAAATCGATTACTGCTTCTTCCAGCACGCAGACCTACGTAGCCGCGAATGCGAATGACAACAATACATCCACCTATTGGGAGGGAGGCGGCAACCCAAGCACGCTGACCCTCGATTTCGGCTCCAACCAGAGCATCACCTCCGTCGTGCTGAAGCTGAATCCGGCTTCGGAATGGGGAACTCGCACGCAGACGATCCAAGTGCTTGGAGCGGATCAGAACGCCGGCTCCTTCAGCAATCTCGTCTCGGCCCAGTCCTATACGTTCAATCCCGCAACCGGCAATAGCGTGACGATTCCGGTCACCGCTACGGTCAAGCGCCTCCAGCTGAACATCACGTCGAACTCCGGCGCTCCGGCCGGCCAGATCGCCGAGTTTCAAGTGTTCGGCACGCCCGCGCCTAATCCGGACTTGACCATTACCGGCATGTCATGGACTCCGGCCTCTCCGGTTGAGAGCGGCGACATTACGCTGAACGCCGTCGTCAAGAACATCGGGACTGCAGCCGCTGGCGCCACGACGGTCAATTTCTACCTGAACAACGAGCTCGCCGGCACCGCGCCGGTAGGAGCGCTTGCGGCAGGAGCTTCTGTGAATGTATCGGTCAACGCAGGCGCCAAAGCAGCCGCAACGTACGCGGTAAGCGCCAAGGTCGACGAGAGCAACGCCGTCATCGAGCAGAATGAAGGCAACAACAGCTACGCGAACCCCACTAATCTCGTCGTAGCTCCTGTGTCCAGCTCCGACCTCGTCGCCACGACGTCATGGTCGCCGGGCACGCCGTCGCAGGGAGCGGCGGTCGCCTTTACCGTCGCCCTCAAAAACCAGGGCACGCTGGCTTCCGCCGGCGGAGCCCATCCCGTAACCGTCGTTCTGAAAAACTCCGCCGGAGCGACGCTCCAAACCTTTACGGGCACCTACACAGGTTCCCTTGCAGCAGGCGCGTCCACGAACATCAGCGTGGGCAGCTGGACCGCTGCGAGCGGCACTTATGCCGTCTCGACGACTGTAGCCGCTGACGGCAACGAAATTCCGGCCAAGCAAAGCAACAATACGAGCAATGCGAGCCTCACGGTCTACTCGGCGCGCGGCGCAAGCATGCCGTACAGCCGGTACGACACGGAGGATGCGGTGCTCGGCGGCGGAGCTGTCCTGAAAACGGCGCCGACGTTCGATCAATCGCTGATCGCTTCCGAGGCATCGGGACAGAAATACGCCGCTCTTCCGTCCAATGGCTCCAGCCTGCAGTGGACCGTCCGTCAAGGACAAGGCGGAGCAGGCGTCACGATGCGCTTCACGATGCCCGACACCAGCGACGGCATGGGCCAGAACGGCTCGCTCGACGTCTATGTCAACGGAACCAAAGCCAAAACAGTGCCGCTGACCTCCTACTACAGCTGGCAGTATTTCTCCGGCGACATGCCGGCGGACGCTCCGGGCGGAGGCAGGCCGCTCTTCCGTTTCGACGAAGTCCACTTCAAGCTGGATGCCGCACTGAAGCCGGGAGACACGATCCGCGTCCAGAAGGGCGGAGACAGCCTGGAGTACGGCGTCGACTTCATCGAGATCGAGCCGATTCCGGCAGCCGTCGCCCGTCCTGCCAATTCGGTGTCCGTCACCGAATACGGAGCTGTCGCGAATGACGGCAAGGATGATCTCGCCGCCTTCAAGGCAGCCGTGACCGCAGCGGCAGCGGCAGGAAAAACCCTCTATATTCCGGAAGGCACCTTCCATCTGAGCAGCATGTGGGAGATCGGCTCGGCCGCGAACATGATCGACAACTTCACGGTTACCGGCGCAGGCATCTGGTATACGAACATCCAGTTCACGAATCCCAACGCATCGGGAGGCGGCATCTCCCTGAGAATCAAAGGAAAGCTTGATTTCAGCAACATCTACATGAACTCCAACCTGCGTTCCCGCTACGGCCAGAATGCCGTCTACAAAGGCTTCATGGACAACTTCGGAGCCAATTCGACGATCCATGACGTATGGGTCGAGCATTTCGAATGCGGCATGTGGGTCGGCGACTATGCCCATACTCCAGCGATCTATGCGAGCGGCCTTGTCGTGGAGAACAGCCGCATCCGCAACAACCTTGCCGACGGCATCAACTTCGCGCAGGGAACGAGCAATTCGACCGTCCGCAACAGCAGCATCCGCAACAACGGCGACGACGGACTGGCCGTCTGGACGAGCAACACGAACGGCGCTCCCGCCGGCGTGAACAACACCTTCTCCTACAACACGATCGAGAACAACTGGCGCGCGGCAGCCATCGCCTTCTTCGGCGGCAGCGGCCACAAAGCGGACCACAACTACATCATCGACTGTGTCGGCGGCTCCGGCATCCGGATGAATACGGTGTTCCCTGGCTACCATTTCCAAAACAACACCGGCATCACCTTCTCGGATACAACGATCATCAACAGCGGCACAAGCCAGGATCTGTACAACGGCGAGCGCGGAGCGATTGATCTGGAAGCTTCCAACGACGCGATCAAAAACGTCACCTTCACCAACATCGACATCATCAATGCCCAGCGCGACGGCGTCCAGATCGGCTACGGCGGCGGCTTCGAGAACATCGTGTTCAACAACATCACGATCGACGGCACCGGCCGCGACGGGGTGTCGACATCCCGCTTCTCGGGACCTCACCTTGGCGCAGCCATCTATACGTACACGGGCAACGGATCGGCGACGTTCAACAACCTGGTGACCCGGAACATCGCTTATGCAGGCGGCAACTACATCCAGAGCGGATTCAACCTGACGATCAAATAA
- a CDS encoding family 16 glycosylhydrolase, translated as MKAKTRMRTIAMLAMAAVLLISLGGVRMPSAQAAPTWNLSWSDEFNGASGSAPDGSKWGYDIGGGGWGNNELEYYTNSRNNSYLDGSGNLVIKAIKENVGGMSYTSARLLTKGKFNQAYGKFEARIKLPYGQGIWPAFWMLGNNLDTAGWPGSGELDIMEYLGHDTSTVYGTVHGPGYSGAGGISKSYRLPSGSFADAFHVFGVEWEPTQIRWYVDGNLYHTFNKSQLGAGQTWVFDHPFFMIMNLAVGGNWPGNPNASTVFPQTMTVDYVRVYTQGTPTSSPIEAGAVYKLINVNSNKALDIYAAGTADGTNVQIYSDNGTGAQRWQAVANADGSFKLINPASGKALDVAGAGTADGTNVQIANQNGNNAQNWRIVDNGDGSFKVIGVGSNKALDVSSSGTADGTNVQIWTDNGTGAQKWRFVKV; from the coding sequence ATGAAAGCAAAAACGAGAATGAGAACGATTGCGATGCTTGCGATGGCCGCCGTTCTTCTGATCAGCCTGGGAGGTGTCCGTATGCCTTCAGCCCAAGCGGCGCCGACCTGGAACCTGTCCTGGAGCGATGAATTCAACGGAGCTTCCGGCTCCGCGCCGGACGGAAGCAAATGGGGCTATGACATCGGCGGCGGGGGATGGGGCAACAACGAGCTGGAATATTACACGAACAGCCGCAACAACTCCTACCTCGACGGCAGCGGAAATCTGGTCATCAAAGCGATCAAGGAAAATGTCGGCGGCATGTCCTACACTTCCGCCCGGCTGCTGACAAAAGGAAAATTCAACCAGGCTTACGGCAAATTCGAGGCCCGCATCAAGCTCCCTTACGGCCAAGGCATCTGGCCGGCCTTCTGGATGCTCGGCAACAACCTCGATACGGCCGGCTGGCCGGGCAGCGGCGAGCTCGACATCATGGAATACCTGGGCCATGACACCAGCACCGTGTACGGAACGGTGCACGGTCCCGGATACTCCGGGGCCGGCGGCATAAGCAAATCCTACAGGCTGCCGAGCGGCTCGTTCGCAGACGCGTTCCATGTCTTCGGAGTCGAATGGGAGCCGACGCAGATCCGCTGGTACGTAGACGGCAATCTGTATCATACGTTCAACAAGAGTCAGCTCGGAGCGGGCCAGACTTGGGTATTCGACCATCCGTTCTTCATGATCATGAATCTCGCTGTCGGGGGCAACTGGCCGGGCAACCCGAATGCTTCGACGGTATTCCCTCAGACGATGACCGTCGATTATGTCCGTGTCTATACGCAAGGAACGCCGACCTCTTCGCCGATCGAAGCCGGAGCGGTATACAAGCTGATCAACGTCAACAGCAACAAGGCGCTTGACATCTATGCCGCAGGAACTGCGGACGGCACCAATGTCCAGATCTACTCGGACAACGGAACCGGAGCCCAGCGCTGGCAGGCGGTCGCCAACGCGGATGGATCGTTCAAGCTGATCAATCCGGCGAGCGGCAAGGCGCTCGATGTCGCTGGGGCGGGGACAGCCGACGGCACGAATGTGCAGATCGCGAATCAGAACGGCAACAACGCCCAGAATTGGAGAATCGTCGACAACGGGGACGGCAGCTTCAAGGTCATCGGCGTCGGCAGCAACAAGGCTCTGGACGTCTCCTCGTCGGGAACCGCGGACGGAACGAACGTGCAGATCTGGACCGACAACGGCACGGGAGCGCAGAAGTGGCGCTTTGTGAAGGTATAA
- a CDS encoding tetratricopeptide repeat protein has product MDAVHYQCGIAHDNSGLGREAIPYYERALELGLSGPDRERCLLGLGSTYRYWGRYTEAVHVLRQGVAEFPGNRALQAYLSMALYNTREYKESVELLIANLMESTDDGILQYFKRGILAYAEDLDETAAEDLDETAAKDSRK; this is encoded by the coding sequence ATGGATGCGGTCCATTATCAATGCGGCATCGCCCATGACAATTCCGGGTTGGGTCGGGAGGCCATTCCCTATTATGAAAGGGCTCTGGAGCTTGGACTCTCGGGGCCGGACCGGGAACGATGCTTGCTTGGACTGGGAAGCACTTACCGATATTGGGGGCGTTATACCGAGGCTGTGCATGTCCTGCGCCAGGGAGTCGCGGAATTTCCCGGCAACCGGGCCTTGCAGGCGTACCTCTCCATGGCTCTCTACAATACCCGGGAATACAAGGAGAGCGTCGAGCTTCTCATCGCCAATCTGATGGAGTCGACCGACGATGGCATCTTGCAGTACTTCAAACGCGGAATTCTAGCCTATGCGGAAGACTTGGATGAAACAGCGGCGGAAGACCTGGATGAAACAGCCGCGAAAGACAGCCGCAAGTAA
- a CDS encoding serine hydrolase domain-containing protein: MGEMDKSRIDAFMEQEIRDGHLPGAVLAVAVQGHPVLRKAYGCRAVYPQREAMEWDTVFDMASLTKVLATLPAILKLAGEGRLSLDDTIAGHIRGYADNAENPITIRHLLTHTSGLRAGLPMKEVMAMGREELLDRVRSERPLSAPGEEVVYSDLGFILLHLIAEQAAGEPFTSFLEREIYAPLGMKDTGFLPPFDPSRYASTEYSEEAGAYKRGVVHDEKAERMGGISGHAGLFSTAEDVLKFAAMIHAGGKHEGREILAESWLAEARRNQTPFAGDFRGLGWQLVNPDSPNSAGSLLSQTSYGHTGFTGTSIWFDPERELQIILLTNRVHFGRTDAILRIRPQLHDLISSGF, encoded by the coding sequence ATGGGAGAGATGGACAAATCCCGCATAGACGCATTCATGGAGCAGGAAATCAGGGACGGACATTTGCCGGGAGCCGTGCTTGCCGTAGCCGTCCAGGGACATCCTGTCCTGAGGAAAGCCTACGGCTGCCGGGCCGTCTATCCGCAAAGGGAAGCCATGGAGTGGGACACCGTATTCGATATGGCTTCCTTGACGAAGGTGCTGGCCACACTGCCGGCTATCCTCAAGCTGGCCGGAGAGGGCAGGCTTTCCTTGGACGACACGATAGCCGGCCATATCCGGGGTTATGCAGATAACGCCGAGAATCCCATCACGATCCGCCATCTGCTGACCCATACATCCGGCCTTCGAGCCGGGCTGCCTATGAAGGAAGTCATGGCGATGGGCAGGGAGGAGCTGCTGGATCGCGTTCGGAGCGAACGTCCCTTGAGCGCGCCGGGCGAGGAGGTCGTCTACAGCGATCTCGGCTTCATTCTGCTGCATCTTATCGCGGAGCAGGCTGCCGGGGAGCCGTTCACGTCGTTTTTGGAGAGGGAGATCTACGCTCCTTTGGGGATGAAGGATACAGGATTCCTTCCGCCATTCGATCCTTCCCGATATGCCTCCACGGAATACTCCGAGGAAGCTGGAGCCTACAAGCGCGGTGTCGTCCATGACGAAAAGGCGGAGCGGATGGGAGGAATAAGCGGACACGCGGGACTGTTCTCCACCGCGGAGGATGTGCTGAAATTCGCAGCCATGATCCATGCCGGAGGAAAGCATGAAGGGAGGGAGATCTTGGCGGAATCATGGCTGGCTGAAGCTCGGCGGAACCAGACTCCCTTTGCCGGCGATTTCCGCGGCTTGGGCTGGCAGCTCGTCAATCCCGACAGTCCGAATTCGGCCGGAAGCCTGCTGTCGCAGACGTCCTATGGCCACACCGGCTTTACGGGAACGAGCATTTGGTTCGATCCGGAGCGGGAGCTGCAGATCATCCTGCTGACCAATCGGGTCCACTTCGGCCGCACGGACGCTATTCTGCGCATCCGGCCCCAGCTTCATGATCTGATCTCGTCTGGTTTCTAG
- a CDS encoding SDR family oxidoreductase has translation MKESQDSKRKVALVTGASGVIGRNLIDHLASLPDWEAIGVSRRGGEPSPRLRYVAADLLDPADSREKLGGLSEVTHVFHAAYQDRPTWSELVEPNVAMLVNTVDAVEAAAPGLRHVSLMQGYKVYGAHLGPFKTPAKETDAYHMPPEFNVDQQQFLEERQIGKPWTWSAMRPSVVTGFALGNPMNLAMVIAVYASISKELGIPLRFPGKPGAYGSLLEMTDAGLLARATVWAATDAGCANQAFNIANGDLFRWDDMWPRIASYFEMEAAPPLPMSLSTVMADKEPLWNRMREKYGLEPHRYEEVSSWGFGDFVFSWDYDFFADSSKARRFGFHEFVDTEKRFQEIFDELRLRRIIP, from the coding sequence TTGAAGGAAAGCCAGGACAGCAAACGCAAGGTCGCTCTGGTAACAGGAGCTTCTGGAGTAATCGGACGGAACCTGATCGATCATCTGGCATCCCTGCCGGACTGGGAAGCGATCGGAGTGTCGCGCAGGGGCGGCGAACCGTCGCCCCGTCTCCGCTATGTAGCCGCAGACCTGCTCGACCCCGCCGATTCAAGGGAGAAGCTCGGCGGCCTGAGCGAGGTGACGCATGTCTTTCATGCCGCCTATCAGGACCGGCCGACATGGTCGGAGCTGGTGGAGCCCAATGTGGCGATGCTGGTCAACACGGTCGATGCCGTCGAAGCGGCCGCTCCCGGCCTCCGCCATGTCAGCCTCATGCAGGGCTACAAAGTCTATGGAGCCCATCTTGGACCGTTCAAGACGCCGGCCAAAGAAACCGACGCCTACCATATGCCGCCTGAATTCAATGTGGATCAGCAGCAGTTCCTGGAGGAGCGCCAGATCGGAAAGCCATGGACATGGTCGGCCATGCGGCCGTCCGTCGTCACGGGGTTCGCCCTCGGCAATCCGATGAATCTGGCCATGGTCATCGCCGTTTATGCCTCCATATCCAAGGAACTGGGCATCCCGCTGCGGTTTCCCGGCAAGCCTGGCGCATACGGCAGCCTGCTCGAGATGACCGATGCCGGCCTGCTTGCCCGCGCGACCGTATGGGCGGCGACGGATGCGGGCTGCGCCAATCAAGCTTTCAACATCGCCAATGGAGACCTGTTCCGTTGGGACGACATGTGGCCGCGCATCGCTTCCTATTTCGAGATGGAGGCCGCTCCTCCGCTCCCGATGTCACTGTCGACGGTCATGGCGGACAAGGAGCCGCTCTGGAACCGGATGAGGGAGAAGTACGGCCTGGAGCCGCATCGCTACGAGGAGGTGTCGTCCTGGGGATTCGGAGATTTCGTGTTCTCCTGGGACTATGACTTTTTTGCGGACAGCTCCAAGGCCAGACGCTTCGGCTTTCATGAATTCGTCGATACCGAGAAGCGGTTCCAGGAGATCTTTGATGAGTTGCGCCTTCGCCGGATCATTCCATGA